One part of the Eleginops maclovinus isolate JMC-PN-2008 ecotype Puerto Natales chromosome 14, JC_Emac_rtc_rv5, whole genome shotgun sequence genome encodes these proteins:
- the LOC134875875 gene encoding C-C motif chemokine 4-like, with the protein MRTSHILLLCILGHALLASVFCHNGIGPDDCCFELYPRNVHKKYIRSYYLTDYRCSKTAVILITQKSRNICVDPKLPWVMKVMKSLDEKTF; encoded by the exons ATGAGGACCAGTCACATCCTTCTGCTCTGCATCCTGGGACACGCACTGCTCGCCTCAGTGTTCTGCCACA atggAATCGGTCCTGACGACTGTTGCTTCGAACTCTACCCAAGAAATGTGCACAAAAAGTATATCCGCTCGTATTACTTGACCGACTACAGATGCTCAAAGACTGCAGTCAT tCTGATCACGCAAAAGTCTCGTAACATCTGTGTGGATCCGAAGCTTCCCTGGGTCATGAAGGTCATGAAAAGTTTGGACGAAAAGACCTTTTAA